The Pleuronectes platessa chromosome 10, fPlePla1.1, whole genome shotgun sequence genome contains a region encoding:
- the LOC128449821 gene encoding polycomb protein SCMH1 isoform X1: MRKPVPQKAIEWKDARRIKHARSGRPSRVPSQYQGHFSWEKYLKETGAAAAPASCFKQSPTPPVNEFKAGMKLEAQDPRNTTSTCIATVVGLTGSRLRLRLDGSDNKNDFWRLVDSSEIQPIGSCEKSGGMLQPPLGFRLNASSWPMFLLKTLNGAEMAPSRIFHKQEPPAPEQNSFQMGMKLEAVDRKNPHFICPATVGALRGVEVLVTFDGWRGAFDYYCRYDSRDIFPVGWCSLTGDNLQPPGTKVVLPKSLGALADGSVETPAMHPTPTLGRPPGQRGRKPGRRKTKVTVPWGQKASALGPQSIQPSKGLEPIKIPKKRGPKPGNKLSWAKRAGWLEDAMAGPGRPATVPGRTRGRLPANWTQTLALQQAQTQAQPIKIPKKRGPKPGSKRKPRVVPNPVPTSPTSSTPEPDTSTVPLDNATIPNSALQAPTVCVYLNKYGKVGLHLDQRRIQQLPDHFGPGRASSVLQQCVQACVDSAHDQSTVFSCLKSGQGGEVISAYFDEQQHTLTLPTVSSVTYVLRFLEKLCHNLQCDALFGSQPVARGALHYNSLTYTTERRSFGDSLTTGPGNKRFLQNYSSPLPQKLAKISRHSTDGESFMENSVAASEHLKKSPLSPNSRALSPGLRSPTKLLHHNSFTGSLRESPRPSGQDPNLWTVEDVMKYIREIDPVLAPHADLFRKHEIDGKALLLLRSDMMMKYMGLKLGPALKLTFHIDKLKRQ; this comes from the exons ATGAGGAAACCCGTACCACAGAAAG CTATAGAGTGGAAAGATGCCAGAAGGATCAAGCATGCCCGGAGCGGACGGCCCTCCCGGGTGCCTTCACAGTACCAAG GACATTTCAGCTGGGAGAAATACTTGAAAGAgaccggtgctgctgctgcacctgctTCATGCTTCAAACAG AGTCCCACGCCTCCGGTTAACGAGTTCAAGGCCGGCATGAAGCTGGAGGCCCAGGACCCGCGGAACACCACGTCCACCTGCATCGCCACAGTGGTGGGCCTGACCGGCTCGCGGCTGCGGCTGCGATTGGACGGCTCCGACAACAAGAACGACTTCTGGCGCTTGGTGGACTCCTCAGAGATCCAGCCTATTGGCAGCTGTGAGAAGAGTGGAGGCATGCTGCAGCCGCCGCTCG GTTTCCGTCTCAACGCTTCCTCCTGGCCCATGTTCCTACTGAAAACACTAAATGGAGCTGAGATGGCACCGTCTCGCATTTTTCACAAG CAGGAGCCTCCCGCACCGGAGCAAAACTCCTTTCAGATGGGCATGAAGCTGGAGGCGGTGGACCGGAAGAATCCCCACTTTATCTGTCCAGCCACAGTGGGTGCGCTGCGTGGTGTCGAGGTGCTGGTCACCTTTGATGGCTGGCGGGGGGCCTTTGACTACTACTGCCGCTACGACTCACGCGACATCTTCCCCGTTGGCTGGTGCTCGCTCACCGGAGACAACCTCCAGCCGCCTGGTACCAAAG TAGTGTTGCCTAAGAGTCTTGGGGCGTTAGCAGATGGGAGTGTAGAGACCCCAGCCATGCACCCCACCCCAACACTTGGCAGACCACCGGGTCAGAGAGGACGGAAGCCAGGCCGGAGGAAAACCAAGGTCACAGTTCCCTGGGGTCAGAAGGCTTCAGCGTTGGGGCCACAGAGCATCCAGCCGAGCAAAGGCCTTGAGCCCATAAAGATCCCCAAAAAAAGAGGGCCCAAGCCTGGCAATAAG CTGAGCTGGGCGAAGAGAGCTGGCTGGCTGGAAGATGCCATGGCTGGCCCGGGCCGGCCGGCGACAGTCCCCGGGCGAACCAGGGGCAGACTGCCGGCCAACTGGACACAGACGTTAGCGCTGCAGCAGGCCCAGACTCAGGCACAACCCATCAAGATCCCAAAGAAACGAGGGCCCAAGCCTGGCAGCAAG aGGAAACCTCGCGTGGTACCTAATCCAGTCCCCACGTCTCCCACCAGCAGCACCCCAGAGCCCGACACCAGCACTGTGCCTCTGGACAATGCCACCATCCCCAACTCTGCACTACAGGCTCCCACAG TTTGTGTCTACCTAAACAAGTACGGCAAAGTGGGACTCCATCTGGACCAGCGGCGTATCCAGCAGCTCCCGGACCATTTTGGGCCAGGCCGAGCGTCCTCCGTGCTCCAGCAGTGTGTCCAGGCTTGTGTGGACTCCGCTCACGACCAGAGCACCGTCTTCTCCTGCCTTAAATCAGGCCAAGGTGGTGAAGTCATTTCCG CGTACTTTGACGAGCAGCAGCACACCCTGACCCTGCCCACAGTCAGCAGCGTCACCTACGTCCTCCGCTTCCTGGAGAAGCTTTGCCACAACCTTCAATGCGATGCTCTGTTTGGCAGCCAGCCTGTTGCCAGAGGAGCCCTGCACTACAACAGTCTCACGTACACGACAG AGCGGAGAAGTTTTGGTGACAGCCTGACGACGGGCCCGGGCAACAAGAGGTTCCTCCAGAACTACAGCAGTCCGTTACCACAGAAACTGGCCAAAATCTCCCGACACTCCACCGATG GTGAGTCCTTCATGGAGAACAGCGTCGCCGCGTCCGAGCACTTAAAGAAAAGCCCCCTCTCTCCAAACTCCAGGGCTTTGTCCCCGGGTCTCAGGTCTCCCACCAAGCTGCTGCATCACAACAGCTTCACAG GCAGTTTGCGGGAGAGCCCGAGACCCAGTGGTCAGGACCCCAACCTGTGGACGGTGGAGGACGTCATGAAGTACATCAGAGAAATCGACCCCGTGCTGGCACCACACGCTGACCTTTTCAGAAAACAT gagattGACGGCAAAGCACTCCTGTTGCTGCGTAGCGACATGATGATGAAATATATGGGCTTGAAGCTCGGCCCCGCCCTCAAACTCACCTTCCACATCGACAAGCTCAAGCGGCAGTGA
- the cited4b gene encoding cbp/p300-interacting transactivator 4b — protein sequence MAEHLMMPMNHSSAGASLHGYRMGMNGGLQAGHQQHANQQGMRALPNGQMMHYGGAQANMETAMRQRQGMVGGPMSGQLNGAQMGHHQMTSGNMMYNGQPQQQQQQQQHHPQQQQHHMHPQQQHQQQAQHPQQQQHPQQQQQHPQQQQQQQQQHPQQQQQFANGGLTSQQLMASMQLQKLNTQYHGHPLGPMGGNHMGPTTQYRVNPAQLASMQHMAGPALALNGMDADMIDEEVLTSLVMELGLDRVQELPELFLGQNEFDFISDFVSKQQPSTVSC from the coding sequence ATGGCAGAACATCTGATGATGCCCATGAATCACAGCTCAGCGGGCGCCAGTCTCCACGGTTACAGGATGGGCATGAACGGCGGCCTGCAGGCGGGTCACCAGCAGCACGCCAACCAGCAGGGCATGAGGGCGCTGCCCAACGGCCAGATGATGCACTACGGCGGCGCCCAGGCCAACATGGAGACCGCCATGAGGCAGCGGCAGGGCATGGTGGGCGGGCCCATGAGCGGGCAGCTGAACGGGGCCCAGATGGGTCaccaccagatgacctcaggtAACATGATGTACAATGGCcagccccaacaacaacaacaacagcagcagcatcatccgcagcagcagcagcatcacatgcacccacagcagcagcaccagcaacaAGCCCAGcacccgcagcagcagcagcacccacagcaacaacaacagcacccgcaacaacaacaacaacaacagcagcagcacccacagcagcagcaacagttcGCGAATGGAGGGTTAACGTCCCAACAGCTCATGGCCAGCATGCAGCTGCAGAAACTCAACACCCAGTACCACGGACACCCACTGGGGCCTATGGGTGGTAACCACATGGGGCCCACAACACAGTATCGTGTGAACCCGGCTCAGCTGGCTAGCATGCAGCACATGGCCGGGCCGGCCCTGGCACTGAACGGCATGGATGCGGATATGATCGACGAGGAGGTCCTGACCTCGCTGGTCATGGAGCTGGGTCTGGACCGGGTCCAGGAGCTGCCAGAACTCTTCCTGGGCCAGAATGAGTTTGACTTTATTTCGGACTTTGTCAGCAAACAGCAGCCCAGCACCGTGAGTTGCTGA
- the LOC128449821 gene encoding polycomb protein SCMH1 isoform X2: MRKPVPQKAIEWKDARRIKHARSGRPSRVPSQYQGHFSWEKYLKETGAAAAPASCFKQSPTPPVNEFKAGMKLEAQDPRNTTSTCIATVVGLTGSRLRLRLDGSDNKNDFWRLVDSSEIQPIGSCEKSGGMLQPPLGFRLNASSWPMFLLKTLNGAEMAPSRIFHKEPPAPEQNSFQMGMKLEAVDRKNPHFICPATVGALRGVEVLVTFDGWRGAFDYYCRYDSRDIFPVGWCSLTGDNLQPPGTKVVLPKSLGALADGSVETPAMHPTPTLGRPPGQRGRKPGRRKTKVTVPWGQKASALGPQSIQPSKGLEPIKIPKKRGPKPGNKLSWAKRAGWLEDAMAGPGRPATVPGRTRGRLPANWTQTLALQQAQTQAQPIKIPKKRGPKPGSKRKPRVVPNPVPTSPTSSTPEPDTSTVPLDNATIPNSALQAPTVCVYLNKYGKVGLHLDQRRIQQLPDHFGPGRASSVLQQCVQACVDSAHDQSTVFSCLKSGQGGEVISAYFDEQQHTLTLPTVSSVTYVLRFLEKLCHNLQCDALFGSQPVARGALHYNSLTYTTERRSFGDSLTTGPGNKRFLQNYSSPLPQKLAKISRHSTDGESFMENSVAASEHLKKSPLSPNSRALSPGLRSPTKLLHHNSFTGSLRESPRPSGQDPNLWTVEDVMKYIREIDPVLAPHADLFRKHEIDGKALLLLRSDMMMKYMGLKLGPALKLTFHIDKLKRQ, from the exons ATGAGGAAACCCGTACCACAGAAAG CTATAGAGTGGAAAGATGCCAGAAGGATCAAGCATGCCCGGAGCGGACGGCCCTCCCGGGTGCCTTCACAGTACCAAG GACATTTCAGCTGGGAGAAATACTTGAAAGAgaccggtgctgctgctgcacctgctTCATGCTTCAAACAG AGTCCCACGCCTCCGGTTAACGAGTTCAAGGCCGGCATGAAGCTGGAGGCCCAGGACCCGCGGAACACCACGTCCACCTGCATCGCCACAGTGGTGGGCCTGACCGGCTCGCGGCTGCGGCTGCGATTGGACGGCTCCGACAACAAGAACGACTTCTGGCGCTTGGTGGACTCCTCAGAGATCCAGCCTATTGGCAGCTGTGAGAAGAGTGGAGGCATGCTGCAGCCGCCGCTCG GTTTCCGTCTCAACGCTTCCTCCTGGCCCATGTTCCTACTGAAAACACTAAATGGAGCTGAGATGGCACCGTCTCGCATTTTTCACAAG GAGCCTCCCGCACCGGAGCAAAACTCCTTTCAGATGGGCATGAAGCTGGAGGCGGTGGACCGGAAGAATCCCCACTTTATCTGTCCAGCCACAGTGGGTGCGCTGCGTGGTGTCGAGGTGCTGGTCACCTTTGATGGCTGGCGGGGGGCCTTTGACTACTACTGCCGCTACGACTCACGCGACATCTTCCCCGTTGGCTGGTGCTCGCTCACCGGAGACAACCTCCAGCCGCCTGGTACCAAAG TAGTGTTGCCTAAGAGTCTTGGGGCGTTAGCAGATGGGAGTGTAGAGACCCCAGCCATGCACCCCACCCCAACACTTGGCAGACCACCGGGTCAGAGAGGACGGAAGCCAGGCCGGAGGAAAACCAAGGTCACAGTTCCCTGGGGTCAGAAGGCTTCAGCGTTGGGGCCACAGAGCATCCAGCCGAGCAAAGGCCTTGAGCCCATAAAGATCCCCAAAAAAAGAGGGCCCAAGCCTGGCAATAAG CTGAGCTGGGCGAAGAGAGCTGGCTGGCTGGAAGATGCCATGGCTGGCCCGGGCCGGCCGGCGACAGTCCCCGGGCGAACCAGGGGCAGACTGCCGGCCAACTGGACACAGACGTTAGCGCTGCAGCAGGCCCAGACTCAGGCACAACCCATCAAGATCCCAAAGAAACGAGGGCCCAAGCCTGGCAGCAAG aGGAAACCTCGCGTGGTACCTAATCCAGTCCCCACGTCTCCCACCAGCAGCACCCCAGAGCCCGACACCAGCACTGTGCCTCTGGACAATGCCACCATCCCCAACTCTGCACTACAGGCTCCCACAG TTTGTGTCTACCTAAACAAGTACGGCAAAGTGGGACTCCATCTGGACCAGCGGCGTATCCAGCAGCTCCCGGACCATTTTGGGCCAGGCCGAGCGTCCTCCGTGCTCCAGCAGTGTGTCCAGGCTTGTGTGGACTCCGCTCACGACCAGAGCACCGTCTTCTCCTGCCTTAAATCAGGCCAAGGTGGTGAAGTCATTTCCG CGTACTTTGACGAGCAGCAGCACACCCTGACCCTGCCCACAGTCAGCAGCGTCACCTACGTCCTCCGCTTCCTGGAGAAGCTTTGCCACAACCTTCAATGCGATGCTCTGTTTGGCAGCCAGCCTGTTGCCAGAGGAGCCCTGCACTACAACAGTCTCACGTACACGACAG AGCGGAGAAGTTTTGGTGACAGCCTGACGACGGGCCCGGGCAACAAGAGGTTCCTCCAGAACTACAGCAGTCCGTTACCACAGAAACTGGCCAAAATCTCCCGACACTCCACCGATG GTGAGTCCTTCATGGAGAACAGCGTCGCCGCGTCCGAGCACTTAAAGAAAAGCCCCCTCTCTCCAAACTCCAGGGCTTTGTCCCCGGGTCTCAGGTCTCCCACCAAGCTGCTGCATCACAACAGCTTCACAG GCAGTTTGCGGGAGAGCCCGAGACCCAGTGGTCAGGACCCCAACCTGTGGACGGTGGAGGACGTCATGAAGTACATCAGAGAAATCGACCCCGTGCTGGCACCACACGCTGACCTTTTCAGAAAACAT gagattGACGGCAAAGCACTCCTGTTGCTGCGTAGCGACATGATGATGAAATATATGGGCTTGAAGCTCGGCCCCGCCCTCAAACTCACCTTCCACATCGACAAGCTCAAGCGGCAGTGA
- the LOC128449821 gene encoding polycomb protein SCMH1 isoform X3, translating into MRKPVPQKAIEWKDARRIKHARSGRPSRVPSQYQGHFSWEKYLKETGAAAAPASCFKQSPTPPVNEFKAGMKLEAQDPRNTTSTCIATVVGLTGSRLRLRLDGSDNKNDFWRLVDSSEIQPIGSCEKSGGMLQPPLGFRLNASSWPMFLLKTLNGAEMAPSRIFHKQEPPAPEQNSFQMGMKLEAVDRKNPHFICPATVGALRGVEVLVTFDGWRGAFDYYCRYDSRDIFPVGWCSLTGDNLQPPGTKVLPKSLGALADGSVETPAMHPTPTLGRPPGQRGRKPGRRKTKVTVPWGQKASALGPQSIQPSKGLEPIKIPKKRGPKPGNKLSWAKRAGWLEDAMAGPGRPATVPGRTRGRLPANWTQTLALQQAQTQAQPIKIPKKRGPKPGSKRKPRVVPNPVPTSPTSSTPEPDTSTVPLDNATIPNSALQAPTVCVYLNKYGKVGLHLDQRRIQQLPDHFGPGRASSVLQQCVQACVDSAHDQSTVFSCLKSGQGGEVISAYFDEQQHTLTLPTVSSVTYVLRFLEKLCHNLQCDALFGSQPVARGALHYNSLTYTTERRSFGDSLTTGPGNKRFLQNYSSPLPQKLAKISRHSTDGESFMENSVAASEHLKKSPLSPNSRALSPGLRSPTKLLHHNSFTGSLRESPRPSGQDPNLWTVEDVMKYIREIDPVLAPHADLFRKHEIDGKALLLLRSDMMMKYMGLKLGPALKLTFHIDKLKRQ; encoded by the exons ATGAGGAAACCCGTACCACAGAAAG CTATAGAGTGGAAAGATGCCAGAAGGATCAAGCATGCCCGGAGCGGACGGCCCTCCCGGGTGCCTTCACAGTACCAAG GACATTTCAGCTGGGAGAAATACTTGAAAGAgaccggtgctgctgctgcacctgctTCATGCTTCAAACAG AGTCCCACGCCTCCGGTTAACGAGTTCAAGGCCGGCATGAAGCTGGAGGCCCAGGACCCGCGGAACACCACGTCCACCTGCATCGCCACAGTGGTGGGCCTGACCGGCTCGCGGCTGCGGCTGCGATTGGACGGCTCCGACAACAAGAACGACTTCTGGCGCTTGGTGGACTCCTCAGAGATCCAGCCTATTGGCAGCTGTGAGAAGAGTGGAGGCATGCTGCAGCCGCCGCTCG GTTTCCGTCTCAACGCTTCCTCCTGGCCCATGTTCCTACTGAAAACACTAAATGGAGCTGAGATGGCACCGTCTCGCATTTTTCACAAG CAGGAGCCTCCCGCACCGGAGCAAAACTCCTTTCAGATGGGCATGAAGCTGGAGGCGGTGGACCGGAAGAATCCCCACTTTATCTGTCCAGCCACAGTGGGTGCGCTGCGTGGTGTCGAGGTGCTGGTCACCTTTGATGGCTGGCGGGGGGCCTTTGACTACTACTGCCGCTACGACTCACGCGACATCTTCCCCGTTGGCTGGTGCTCGCTCACCGGAGACAACCTCCAGCCGCCTGGTACCAAAG TGTTGCCTAAGAGTCTTGGGGCGTTAGCAGATGGGAGTGTAGAGACCCCAGCCATGCACCCCACCCCAACACTTGGCAGACCACCGGGTCAGAGAGGACGGAAGCCAGGCCGGAGGAAAACCAAGGTCACAGTTCCCTGGGGTCAGAAGGCTTCAGCGTTGGGGCCACAGAGCATCCAGCCGAGCAAAGGCCTTGAGCCCATAAAGATCCCCAAAAAAAGAGGGCCCAAGCCTGGCAATAAG CTGAGCTGGGCGAAGAGAGCTGGCTGGCTGGAAGATGCCATGGCTGGCCCGGGCCGGCCGGCGACAGTCCCCGGGCGAACCAGGGGCAGACTGCCGGCCAACTGGACACAGACGTTAGCGCTGCAGCAGGCCCAGACTCAGGCACAACCCATCAAGATCCCAAAGAAACGAGGGCCCAAGCCTGGCAGCAAG aGGAAACCTCGCGTGGTACCTAATCCAGTCCCCACGTCTCCCACCAGCAGCACCCCAGAGCCCGACACCAGCACTGTGCCTCTGGACAATGCCACCATCCCCAACTCTGCACTACAGGCTCCCACAG TTTGTGTCTACCTAAACAAGTACGGCAAAGTGGGACTCCATCTGGACCAGCGGCGTATCCAGCAGCTCCCGGACCATTTTGGGCCAGGCCGAGCGTCCTCCGTGCTCCAGCAGTGTGTCCAGGCTTGTGTGGACTCCGCTCACGACCAGAGCACCGTCTTCTCCTGCCTTAAATCAGGCCAAGGTGGTGAAGTCATTTCCG CGTACTTTGACGAGCAGCAGCACACCCTGACCCTGCCCACAGTCAGCAGCGTCACCTACGTCCTCCGCTTCCTGGAGAAGCTTTGCCACAACCTTCAATGCGATGCTCTGTTTGGCAGCCAGCCTGTTGCCAGAGGAGCCCTGCACTACAACAGTCTCACGTACACGACAG AGCGGAGAAGTTTTGGTGACAGCCTGACGACGGGCCCGGGCAACAAGAGGTTCCTCCAGAACTACAGCAGTCCGTTACCACAGAAACTGGCCAAAATCTCCCGACACTCCACCGATG GTGAGTCCTTCATGGAGAACAGCGTCGCCGCGTCCGAGCACTTAAAGAAAAGCCCCCTCTCTCCAAACTCCAGGGCTTTGTCCCCGGGTCTCAGGTCTCCCACCAAGCTGCTGCATCACAACAGCTTCACAG GCAGTTTGCGGGAGAGCCCGAGACCCAGTGGTCAGGACCCCAACCTGTGGACGGTGGAGGACGTCATGAAGTACATCAGAGAAATCGACCCCGTGCTGGCACCACACGCTGACCTTTTCAGAAAACAT gagattGACGGCAAAGCACTCCTGTTGCTGCGTAGCGACATGATGATGAAATATATGGGCTTGAAGCTCGGCCCCGCCCTCAAACTCACCTTCCACATCGACAAGCTCAAGCGGCAGTGA